A genomic window from Maridesulfovibrio sp. includes:
- a CDS encoding alcohol dehydrogenase catalytic domain-containing protein — protein sequence MRAIYFEKGRIDFIERDKPLPGAGEALLKVLVAGICNTDIELHKGYYGFAGIPGHEFVAVVVECPDRPELVGKRVVADINCPVGPYVGDRRHVAERTVVGIVNHDGCFAEYLKVPAENLVVVSDSVEDREAVFAEPLAAGLEVSQQIHVTGDMKVMVLGDGKLGILTALSLGIYNPHVLLVGKHEDKLSIAGKQGVTTHCIGDPAELSDLAAQWDKFDLVVEATGSEQGINYAIDFVRPEGTVVAKTTSHLPSSINLAKLVVDEISIVGSRCGDIELAMNVLERGMVDVSGLIDAEYDFSDFKQAFEQAMTRGAKKILVRMS from the coding sequence ATGCGCGCTATATATTTTGAAAAAGGAAGAATTGATTTTATTGAGCGGGATAAACCCCTGCCCGGGGCGGGCGAGGCTTTACTGAAAGTACTGGTGGCTGGAATCTGCAATACCGATATTGAGCTGCACAAGGGATATTACGGATTTGCCGGGATTCCGGGGCATGAGTTTGTTGCCGTGGTGGTAGAATGTCCCGATAGACCTGAATTGGTCGGTAAGCGCGTAGTAGCGGATATAAACTGTCCGGTAGGACCTTATGTAGGTGATCGCAGGCACGTTGCTGAGCGTACTGTGGTTGGAATTGTGAACCATGATGGCTGCTTTGCTGAGTACCTTAAAGTTCCGGCTGAAAATCTTGTTGTGGTCTCTGACAGTGTTGAAGACCGGGAAGCGGTCTTTGCCGAACCTTTGGCGGCGGGGCTGGAAGTGAGCCAGCAGATTCACGTGACCGGAGATATGAAGGTAATGGTACTTGGAGACGGTAAGCTGGGTATTTTGACTGCATTATCCCTTGGAATTTATAACCCGCACGTGTTGCTTGTAGGTAAGCACGAGGATAAACTTTCCATTGCAGGTAAGCAGGGGGTTACTACTCATTGTATAGGTGACCCTGCCGAGTTAAGTGATCTGGCTGCACAGTGGGATAAATTTGATCTGGTTGTGGAAGCTACCGGAAGTGAGCAGGGTATTAATTATGCTATTGATTTTGTGCGTCCGGAAGGGACAGTTGTAGCCAAGACCACCTCACATCTCCCCAGTTCCATAAATCTTGCCAAGCTGGTGGTGGATGAAATTTCAATTGTTGGTTCCCGCTGCGGAGACATAGAACTGGCCATGAATGTGCTGGAACGGGGCATGGTTGATGTCAGCGGTTTGATTGATGCTGAATATGATTTTTCTGATTTTAAGCAGGCATTTGAACAGGCTATGACCAGAGGGGCCAAGAAGATCTTAGTTCGGATGTCATAG
- the hpnA gene encoding hopanoid-associated sugar epimerase, with translation MNVMITGATGLIGSRLVKILAGQGFNIKALVRDESRARELIDDPVEFVCGNLNDEAAIEKALNGCEFLFHLAADYRLWVPDPEVMTRTNVEGTRLLMRKALEAGVERIVYTSSVCVLGCNNDGSPANEEASSSVADMISPYKKSKFLAEKLVMEMFRDEGLPVVIVNPSTPVGPGDSRPTPTGTMILNTARDGGMFYADTGLNVAHVDDIALGHLLALKNGKLGRRYILGGDNLSLKDLFAMTARITHKPGPKFKVPVAVMYAAGFIGELLAKQGLIKNPVATMDSVRMASKKMYYSSDRAEKELGYTHRPAAEAVEDAVRWFRKRRMLN, from the coding sequence ATGAATGTAATGATCACCGGGGCAACCGGATTGATTGGTTCAAGGCTTGTCAAAATTCTTGCCGGTCAGGGATTTAATATTAAAGCATTGGTTCGCGATGAAAGCAGGGCGCGGGAGCTGATTGATGATCCTGTGGAGTTCGTCTGCGGGAACCTGAATGATGAAGCCGCTATTGAAAAAGCACTGAACGGTTGTGAATTCCTTTTTCATCTGGCTGCGGATTACCGTCTCTGGGTCCCGGACCCGGAAGTCATGACCCGTACTAATGTTGAGGGTACCAGATTGCTGATGCGTAAAGCCCTTGAAGCCGGAGTTGAACGTATCGTTTATACTTCCAGTGTTTGTGTTTTAGGCTGCAATAACGATGGCAGCCCGGCAAATGAAGAGGCTTCATCCTCTGTTGCGGACATGATCAGCCCGTATAAAAAATCCAAATTTTTGGCTGAGAAACTGGTTATGGAGATGTTTCGTGATGAGGGATTACCCGTTGTTATCGTAAACCCTTCGACCCCGGTCGGTCCGGGTGATTCTCGCCCAACTCCTACCGGGACCATGATTCTTAATACCGCACGTGACGGGGGAATGTTTTACGCTGATACCGGGTTGAATGTGGCTCATGTGGATGATATCGCCCTTGGGCATCTGCTGGCACTTAAGAATGGAAAGCTCGGGCGGCGGTATATTCTTGGAGGAGATAATCTCAGTCTCAAAGATTTGTTTGCCATGACAGCACGGATTACCCATAAACCCGGTCCGAAGTTCAAGGTTCCCGTCGCGGTGATGTATGCCGCCGGATTTATCGGGGAACTGCTGGCAAAGCAGGGTTTGATAAAGAACCCAGTAGCTACCATGGACAGCGTGCGCATGGCATCCAAGAAGATGTATTATAGCTCTGACCGAGCTGAAAAGGAACTGGGCTATACTCATCGCCCGGCAGCTGAAGCTGTTGAGGACGCTGTGCGCTGGTTCAGGAAACGGCGGATGCTGAACTAG
- a CDS encoding N-acyl homoserine lactonase family protein codes for MAKYKIHPIVMGTKRFDKGMMTYQHDYGQPYIIPIYSWYLEGGDKKILVDTGEMQPIISNDREAELGGKIYTFEEGLAKYGLKPEDIDIVIHTHLHNDHCENDYKCTNAKFYVHKAELEHVHDPHPLDFRYLEDYVEDVEDAGQVVALDGDYEVLPGIRMMHTPAHTPGGMTILIDTEGGLAAITGFCVIMENFTPPPEVRGMEMEVIPPGTSVNTYEAYNIMLKVKDMADILIPLHEPAFAKMDVVEGT; via the coding sequence ATGGCTAAATATAAAATTCATCCTATAGTAATGGGAACAAAAAGATTCGACAAAGGTATGATGACTTACCAGCATGATTATGGTCAGCCGTATATCATTCCCATTTACAGTTGGTATCTTGAAGGCGGAGATAAAAAAATTCTGGTTGATACCGGTGAAATGCAGCCTATCATTTCGAACGATCGCGAGGCTGAGCTCGGCGGGAAGATTTATACATTCGAAGAAGGGTTGGCAAAGTACGGCCTGAAGCCTGAAGATATAGATATTGTCATCCATACCCATTTGCATAACGATCATTGCGAGAATGACTATAAATGCACAAATGCAAAGTTTTATGTGCACAAGGCCGAGCTTGAGCATGTTCACGATCCCCATCCGCTGGATTTCCGTTATCTTGAGGATTATGTGGAGGATGTCGAGGATGCTGGACAGGTCGTCGCATTGGATGGGGATTACGAGGTTCTGCCCGGTATCCGTATGATGCATACACCGGCGCATACTCCCGGCGGCATGACTATCTTAATTGATACAGAGGGCGGTCTTGCGGCAATTACCGGGTTCTGTGTGATTATGGAGAATTTCACCCCCCCGCCGGAAGTGCGCGGTATGGAGATGGAAGTAATTCCGCCGGGAACTTCCGTAAACACCTATGAAGCCTATAATATAATGCTTAAGGTTAAAGATATGGCTGATATCCTTATTCCTTTGCATGAACCGGCTTTTGCGAAGATGGATGTGGTGGAGGGGACTTAA
- a CDS encoding DUF169 domain-containing protein, with translation MTYKEIQELLMKEMRLYHYPVAVKYFFDQAEVDEFKEKAEYHVPLKPMTFCQWEIAARMKGQTVYSDVSGLGCGNAKYAFAWKELDEGEIKGHSKYVVDMEQAEKFVLSKPRMKEGLIGIAVAPLGSIDGIFEPDVVHFYCDNMQAYHLAVDYAAATDTHPLRPNVTMNSSACAGCVFTYNEQEFNMVPACSGSYNAGKTERGEINVMIPGTKFKKMVQRLCDRIELASSSITKPGDGFPGQDVCKNCPLIIFKKEN, from the coding sequence ATGACTTACAAAGAGATTCAAGAGCTGCTGATGAAGGAAATGAGACTTTATCATTATCCTGTTGCCGTTAAATATTTCTTCGATCAGGCAGAGGTTGACGAATTCAAAGAGAAAGCAGAGTACCATGTACCCTTGAAACCCATGACCTTCTGTCAGTGGGAAATCGCAGCCCGTATGAAAGGTCAGACAGTTTACTCTGATGTTTCCGGACTCGGTTGTGGTAACGCAAAATACGCTTTCGCATGGAAAGAGCTGGATGAAGGCGAGATCAAAGGCCACTCCAAGTATGTTGTAGACATGGAACAGGCTGAAAAGTTCGTACTGAGCAAGCCCCGTATGAAAGAAGGCCTGATTGGTATAGCTGTAGCCCCTCTCGGTTCCATCGACGGAATTTTCGAACCTGACGTTGTTCACTTCTACTGTGACAACATGCAGGCTTACCACCTTGCAGTAGACTACGCAGCTGCAACCGACACCCATCCCCTGCGCCCGAACGTTACCATGAACTCCTCCGCTTGTGCGGGTTGCGTGTTCACCTACAACGAGCAGGAATTCAACATGGTTCCGGCATGTTCCGGCAGCTACAATGCCGGTAAAACCGAACGCGGCGAAATCAACGTCATGATCCCGGGAACCAAGTTCAAAAAAATGGTTCAGAGACTCTGCGACCGTATTGAACTGGCAAGCTCTTCCATCACCAAGCCCGGCGACGGCTTCCCCGGTCAGGACGTCTGCAAGAACTGTCCGCTCATTATCTTCAAGAAAGAAAATTAG
- a CDS encoding sulfite exporter TauE/SafE family protein, translated as MFKSRRAYIILALALLAVAVYIQPAFADRLSEAINATPKGAEVGQINQELAPGFLGIPGGPSVNLVIGFVWAIWVGWIFSTVGAFGGIMAGVGHITIYGFGNYASTFKKTSPVMNKLVTDSIRVSNQWLVGTSAAMSSFNYYKMGRLVLPLGLSLAAGSIAGSYLVPWLTAGKISLKSYIGFFGLFVLALGCYLFYETTPKGQAGKKQAKEAAKAFEASIKEEKEGGKVDTAAMGVKVVSFAMTRCVFTFYGVEFSFNPLIPVVGGFIIAALASFLGVGGGFLLVPFLTSVAGLPMYLVAGTSALAVLVGMTTSVFTYMVVKDTPVFWPLIGVELLGILVGSFIGPRTSKYIPDVWLKRLFVVLALYVGIRYTSKGFLGYSLLPPF; from the coding sequence ATGTTTAAATCACGCAGAGCGTACATCATTCTGGCTCTCGCACTGCTGGCTGTAGCTGTTTACATCCAGCCTGCGTTCGCCGACCGTCTGTCAGAGGCCATCAACGCAACACCTAAAGGTGCTGAAGTCGGCCAAATCAATCAGGAACTGGCTCCCGGATTCCTAGGAATTCCCGGCGGCCCCAGCGTTAACCTTGTGATCGGCTTTGTATGGGCGATCTGGGTTGGTTGGATCTTCTCTACTGTCGGCGCATTCGGCGGCATCATGGCTGGTGTTGGTCATATCACTATTTACGGCTTCGGTAACTATGCTTCCACCTTCAAAAAGACCTCACCGGTCATGAACAAGCTGGTAACCGACTCCATCCGCGTATCCAACCAGTGGCTGGTAGGTACTTCCGCGGCAATGTCCTCCTTCAACTACTATAAAATGGGCCGTCTGGTTCTGCCTTTGGGTCTTTCCCTTGCGGCAGGTTCCATCGCCGGTTCCTACCTCGTTCCCTGGCTTACCGCAGGTAAGATTTCACTGAAATCCTACATCGGATTCTTCGGTCTCTTTGTTCTCGCTCTTGGCTGCTACCTGTTCTACGAAACCACACCTAAAGGACAGGCCGGTAAAAAGCAGGCTAAAGAAGCAGCAAAGGCTTTCGAAGCTTCCATCAAGGAAGAAAAAGAGGGTGGAAAAGTTGATACCGCCGCTATGGGTGTTAAAGTTGTCAGCTTCGCCATGACCAGGTGCGTATTCACCTTCTATGGTGTTGAATTCTCCTTCAACCCCCTTATCCCGGTTGTCGGCGGCTTCATCATCGCAGCACTCGCTTCCTTCCTCGGCGTTGGCGGCGGATTCCTGCTCGTACCTTTCCTGACCAGTGTTGCAGGTCTGCCCATGTACCTTGTTGCAGGTACTTCCGCACTGGCAGTACTCGTCGGTATGACCACCTCCGTCTTCACCTACATGGTTGTTAAAGATACCCCCGTGTTCTGGCCCCTCATCGGTGTTGAACTCCTTGGTATCCTCGTCGGTTCCTTCATCGGACCCCGTACTTCCAAGTACATCCCGGACGTATGGCTCAAACGACTCTTCGTCGTGCTGGCTCTGTACGTAGGTATCCGCTACACCTCCAAAGGATTTCTCGGTTACAGCCTGTTGCCCCCGTTCTAA
- a CDS encoding phosphate/phosphite/phosphonate ABC transporter substrate-binding protein, with protein sequence MFKLRYTLPAILLLVGAAIYFFGSQPEEKIVRVDMSVRAEIRVPEPKQAITYAYLPQYSHKVSYLRHSKLIDYLSRKSGFALRQVFPDTFEEHRRMVENGEIDISFSNPMTYVEIARSGARAFARIIEPSGSPTFRGQIITRKDNRAITRLEDCIGKTWIAVDRLSAGGYLFPLGLFFKHGIKQSDFKEISFAPGPGGKQEKAVLAVYAGKYDFASIREGTLNVVRDKINIDKIKIVAETEPFPGWVYAARKGLSPKIINKIKYCMFSMSMADPEQAAILYQAGMRGIIPAEDSDYDPVRELAEELGLLHDSQQGEH encoded by the coding sequence ATGTTCAAATTACGATACACACTGCCGGCTATTCTGCTGCTTGTCGGTGCTGCCATATACTTCTTCGGATCGCAGCCGGAAGAAAAAATCGTTCGCGTGGACATGTCCGTCCGCGCGGAAATACGTGTCCCTGAACCAAAGCAAGCCATAACATACGCCTACCTGCCCCAGTATTCACACAAAGTCTCCTATCTCAGGCATAGCAAACTTATAGATTACCTTTCCCGCAAATCTGGTTTCGCGCTAAGGCAGGTATTCCCGGACACTTTTGAAGAGCATCGCCGTATGGTTGAAAACGGCGAAATCGATATTTCATTCTCCAATCCCATGACTTATGTAGAAATAGCCCGGAGCGGTGCTCGGGCCTTTGCCCGGATCATCGAACCGTCCGGCAGTCCGACTTTCCGCGGGCAAATAATCACCCGCAAAGATAACCGGGCCATCACCCGCCTTGAAGACTGTATAGGAAAAACATGGATCGCAGTAGACCGCCTTTCAGCCGGCGGTTACCTTTTCCCGTTGGGATTATTTTTCAAACACGGGATCAAGCAGTCTGATTTCAAAGAGATTTCTTTTGCTCCCGGACCGGGCGGCAAGCAGGAAAAGGCTGTACTTGCTGTTTATGCCGGAAAATATGATTTCGCCTCCATCCGCGAGGGGACCCTGAATGTGGTCCGAGATAAAATCAATATTGATAAAATCAAAATCGTTGCGGAAACTGAACCGTTCCCCGGCTGGGTATACGCTGCGCGCAAAGGTCTTTCTCCTAAAATTATCAATAAAATTAAATACTGTATGTTCTCCATGTCTATGGCCGATCCGGAGCAGGCCGCAATACTGTATCAAGCCGGAATGCGCGGCATAATCCCCGCAGAAGACAGCGACTACGATCCGGTTAGGGAACTTGCAGAAGAACTTGGGCTTCTCCACGACAGCCAGCAGGGGGAACATTAA
- a CDS encoding ATP-binding protein, which yields MTNLFSRLRFRTKINLGTTMIVAFTSLLIAIFVIRMSADALIEQSRKRGEVLAGNLALRAENPLLSVDLLNLGAMVNELKKADNEIEYAFIMDEQNRVLANTFSDGFPVELKEANGSSNNSISIVTIDTGKNRIFDFAAPIFLGDKKLGMVRIGLSRAGIHAVVQNLIVAIMALTGAVLLLSVLISTQFARELTLRLGLLQTHAENIVTTHLGPSLRKKEIKNKGLREKLRRAISDPLKGDEIQELTETFDAMGMSLACHIEDLQITEADLIRQKELLKTIINVSPDFVSLLGPQLTYLAVNKSYAEHLGRDEEEIIGLTDKELYPEEMAATRIAEAKMILKTGRPVNKEIREAETEKSPARWFHIIRVPVYGQKNNIIGVLSTSRETTELKNYQAQLIQSQKMESIGKLAGGVAHEINTPLGIILGYAQLLQEDLDSEEQIAKDVAIIEKQARVCRKIVADLLGFSRQNQSEKISMCFNNSILEVVQLVSHTFKLEQVQISTELDDRFPIIHGDPEKLKQVWLNLLSNALEAIGDKGTIYISTKLDIATMTITAIFADTGHGVEPKNINAIFEPFYSTKPVGKGTGLGLSVSFGIINDHDGIIEAVSPLPSDLRRRLDLPGNSGPGTLFKVTLPLDDLSDEDKT from the coding sequence ATGACAAATTTATTTTCCCGCTTAAGATTTCGCACAAAAATTAATCTCGGTACAACAATGATCGTTGCTTTCACTTCCCTGCTGATTGCTATCTTTGTTATCCGTATGTCTGCTGATGCCCTTATTGAGCAATCACGCAAACGCGGTGAAGTACTCGCCGGCAATCTGGCTCTACGTGCTGAGAACCCCCTGCTTTCGGTGGACCTGCTCAATCTCGGGGCCATGGTCAATGAGCTGAAAAAAGCCGACAATGAAATTGAATACGCCTTTATTATGGACGAACAGAACCGTGTGCTGGCCAATACCTTCAGCGATGGCTTCCCTGTTGAGCTGAAAGAAGCCAATGGGAGCAGTAACAATTCAATAAGCATAGTTACCATCGACACCGGTAAAAACCGTATTTTCGACTTTGCTGCACCGATTTTTCTCGGCGACAAAAAGTTGGGAATGGTCCGTATCGGACTTTCACGGGCAGGAATTCATGCTGTAGTCCAAAACCTGATTGTTGCAATTATGGCTCTTACTGGAGCCGTCCTGCTCCTTTCTGTACTTATTTCCACCCAGTTCGCCCGTGAATTAACTTTAAGGCTTGGTTTGCTGCAAACACATGCCGAAAACATTGTAACCACCCACCTTGGACCAAGCCTCCGCAAAAAAGAAATAAAGAACAAAGGCTTAAGAGAAAAGTTAAGACGGGCTATCAGCGACCCGCTCAAGGGCGATGAAATTCAGGAATTAACCGAAACATTTGACGCCATGGGCATGAGTCTCGCCTGTCATATTGAAGACCTGCAAATAACCGAGGCAGATCTTATACGACAAAAAGAACTGCTCAAAACTATTATCAATGTTTCACCGGACTTTGTTTCCCTGCTGGGTCCGCAACTGACATATCTTGCGGTCAACAAATCATACGCCGAGCATCTTGGCAGGGATGAAGAAGAAATCATCGGTCTGACAGATAAAGAGCTCTACCCGGAAGAGATGGCCGCTACACGCATAGCAGAAGCAAAAATGATTTTGAAAACAGGCCGTCCTGTAAATAAAGAAATCCGTGAAGCGGAGACAGAAAAAAGTCCGGCACGCTGGTTTCACATCATTCGTGTTCCCGTATACGGACAGAAGAATAACATCATCGGCGTATTGTCGACTTCGCGTGAAACAACTGAATTGAAGAATTATCAGGCCCAGCTTATTCAATCACAAAAAATGGAGTCTATCGGTAAGCTGGCGGGCGGTGTCGCGCACGAAATAAACACCCCGCTGGGAATAATCCTTGGATATGCCCAGCTTCTGCAAGAAGATCTCGATTCTGAAGAACAAATAGCCAAAGATGTGGCTATCATTGAAAAACAAGCTCGCGTCTGCCGCAAAATTGTAGCCGATCTGCTTGGCTTCTCGCGCCAGAATCAAAGCGAAAAGATTTCCATGTGCTTCAATAACTCCATCCTTGAAGTAGTGCAGTTGGTCAGCCACACTTTTAAGCTGGAACAAGTACAGATTTCAACAGAATTGGATGATCGTTTCCCCATAATTCACGGCGACCCTGAAAAACTGAAACAAGTCTGGCTGAACCTGCTTTCCAATGCTCTGGAAGCCATTGGTGACAAAGGCACTATTTACATCTCGACCAAACTGGATATAGCCACCATGACCATCACCGCTATTTTTGCGGATACAGGGCATGGAGTTGAACCTAAAAATATTAACGCAATTTTTGAGCCTTTTTACTCAACCAAACCGGTAGGCAAAGGAACCGGACTGGGACTCTCCGTTTCTTTTGGAATTATCAATGACCACGACGGAATCATTGAAGCTGTAAGTCCGCTACCGAGCGACTTGCGCCGGAGGCTAGATCTGCCGGGCAACTCCGGCCCCGGAACATTATTCAAGGTAACTCTGCCTCTGGACGATCTTTCTGACGAAGACAAGACTTAG
- a CDS encoding PEP/pyruvate-binding domain-containing protein, whose translation MRFRHVFSHWTYETFPPGRLLRRRYNSFKKLMELEELCLESISHIEDIGFGLTITDWAYVEKQAADLGINIRTMLEHLQDMNPVRFMDIMDYYNKINFYVRMAVTVPDPEISKPFTFSLDDAIDYEFKAGACAADLARLKKSGVPVLDGMIIGSDVYNYFIEANNLRIAIDEILETAVTTNISDLHQISRTIIDRFMQGKMPDAIANEIEIAALETSRGSGSLSLTVSSTPEGSLYALPESWCTISPVPAQNIVEAWKKAVTCKFSAESIKSRIESGYADRESPASVIIQPMKDIHDSGVLETFHDSSDLPPKDREHGCSAIFSKHSPTPYLISRREQQRVLSKPENSPLSTHSAKSIATMGRKAEELFKTPQKCHWVTDLRNRVMITSVRSYPFKGEKETARIKQALSYIASLNISPRNTEMFLPEKSRSMYDLVRFANEKGIEEMFSLVSKKGLGIDGAKHLKARQPIDITVLNLADGLFSTAAGKMDISPDDIKSAPMWALWFGLGAERPGWQGETSIDGYAILSRTYMNITLKSEKDLTEVDAVCDPDAQANHIHFRFKGGHGTPDQRIARIKFIKKTLDSQGFKTTHQGDMIVGILKKGREPEIQKMLATTGHLIAHIALHHPVVADDEDVNQVALRFISGLG comes from the coding sequence ATGAGATTTCGACATGTTTTCAGCCACTGGACCTATGAAACCTTTCCCCCCGGAAGGTTGCTCAGACGCCGCTATAACTCCTTTAAGAAGCTTATGGAGCTTGAGGAGTTATGCCTTGAGTCTATTTCGCATATTGAAGATATCGGATTCGGACTGACAATTACCGACTGGGCTTATGTTGAAAAACAAGCCGCAGATCTCGGTATCAACATCCGGACAATGCTTGAACACCTTCAGGACATGAATCCTGTGCGATTCATGGATATCATGGACTATTACAATAAAATCAACTTTTATGTACGCATGGCGGTTACCGTACCAGACCCCGAAATATCGAAGCCTTTCACTTTCTCTCTTGACGATGCAATTGACTATGAATTCAAGGCCGGGGCCTGCGCTGCTGATCTGGCAAGGCTAAAAAAGTCAGGTGTTCCTGTTCTGGACGGGATGATTATCGGTTCTGATGTTTACAACTATTTCATTGAAGCAAACAACTTACGGATTGCCATAGACGAAATACTTGAAACAGCGGTAACAACCAATATTTCCGACCTGCACCAGATTTCACGCACAATCATCGACCGCTTCATGCAAGGCAAAATGCCGGACGCGATAGCCAATGAGATCGAAATCGCCGCCCTTGAGACTTCGCGCGGAAGCGGAAGCCTGTCCCTTACGGTATCATCAACCCCGGAAGGAAGCTTATACGCTCTCCCGGAAAGCTGGTGCACAATCTCCCCTGTTCCTGCGCAGAACATTGTAGAAGCATGGAAAAAAGCAGTCACCTGTAAATTTTCAGCAGAATCAATCAAATCCCGCATTGAATCAGGTTATGCTGACCGTGAAAGCCCGGCTTCAGTCATTATCCAACCCATGAAAGACATCCATGATTCCGGTGTTCTCGAGACTTTTCATGATTCATCTGATCTTCCACCAAAGGACCGTGAACATGGTTGCTCCGCTATTTTCAGCAAACACTCGCCCACCCCTTACCTGATTTCGAGGCGTGAACAGCAAAGGGTTCTTTCCAAACCGGAAAATTCTCCGCTTTCCACGCATTCGGCAAAATCAATAGCCACAATGGGCAGGAAAGCCGAAGAACTTTTCAAAACACCCCAGAAATGCCACTGGGTAACCGATCTTCGCAACCGGGTAATGATCACCTCTGTACGCTCATACCCATTCAAAGGCGAAAAAGAGACTGCGCGTATCAAACAGGCTCTGTCATACATTGCCAGTCTGAACATCTCTCCACGCAACACGGAAATGTTCCTCCCGGAAAAAAGCCGATCAATGTATGATCTGGTCCGCTTTGCCAACGAGAAGGGAATTGAAGAAATGTTCTCTCTGGTCAGTAAAAAAGGGCTGGGTATAGACGGGGCAAAACATTTAAAAGCCCGTCAGCCAATTGATATTACTGTCCTCAATCTTGCGGACGGTTTGTTCAGTACTGCGGCGGGTAAAATGGATATATCTCCTGACGACATAAAATCAGCACCCATGTGGGCGCTTTGGTTCGGACTTGGCGCAGAACGTCCCGGTTGGCAGGGCGAAACCAGCATTGACGGCTACGCGATTCTTTCGCGGACCTACATGAATATAACTCTGAAATCAGAAAAAGATCTTACAGAAGTGGACGCTGTCTGCGATCCTGATGCTCAGGCGAACCATATCCATTTCCGTTTCAAGGGCGGGCATGGCACACCGGACCAGCGTATTGCCAGAATTAAATTCATCAAGAAAACACTTGATTCACAAGGATTCAAAACAACTCATCAAGGCGATATGATTGTGGGGATTCTAAAGAAAGGAAGGGAACCTGAAATCCAGAAGATGCTTGCCACCACCGGACATCTCATTGCCCACATAGCTCTCCACCATCCGGTTGTGGCAGACGATGAAGATGTGAATCAGGTAGCGCTGCGTTTTATTTCAGGACTGGGCTAA
- a CDS encoding tetratricopeptide repeat protein, which produces MNRTERIIWLVCVVLTLTVMLSIIECRADTAAFDSEVACGRMGQELIDLGDYELAVTSLEQSLKQYPRSDWLYSLLGRAYFKMGDLERAEAQFRMALDINKNNPVAKRMVLEMRKTQDLLKDRDISEWINIAKERIADLVTLVIGVWLGTLLSGISGRFYSHFVRTSFRKALAKKDFDYVTDILEDLQIKREKAQLRMRLRELLQAYDIEAAKEMIIEYVDDREIEDKLVHFLVQIHKKSQIQS; this is translated from the coding sequence ATGAATAGAACTGAAAGGATTATCTGGCTGGTTTGTGTGGTCCTTACCCTGACTGTAATGCTAAGCATCATTGAATGCCGGGCGGATACTGCCGCTTTTGACTCGGAGGTTGCCTGCGGGAGGATGGGGCAGGAGTTGATTGATCTCGGGGATTATGAACTCGCGGTCACCAGCCTTGAACAAAGCTTGAAACAATACCCCCGTTCCGACTGGCTTTACAGCCTGCTCGGGCGGGCTTATTTTAAGATGGGTGATCTGGAACGGGCTGAGGCCCAGTTCCGCATGGCTTTGGATATCAACAAGAATAACCCGGTTGCTAAACGGATGGTTCTTGAAATGCGCAAGACGCAGGATCTGCTCAAGGACCGTGACATCTCGGAATGGATAAACATTGCCAAGGAGAGGATTGCTGATCTGGTTACTCTTGTTATCGGTGTCTGGCTGGGTACTTTACTGTCCGGAATTTCAGGCCGCTTCTATTCGCATTTTGTGCGCACAAGCTTTAGAAAAGCACTTGCCAAGAAAGATTTTGATTACGTTACTGATATTCTGGAAGATCTTCAGATAAAACGTGAAAAAGCACAGCTGCGTATGAGGTTGCGCGAATTGCTTCAAGCTTACGATATTGAAGCGGCAAAAGAAATGATCATCGAATATGTGGATGATCGTGAGATAGAAGATAAACTGGTCCATTTTCTGGTCCAGATCCATAAAAAATCACAGATTCAGTCCTGA